Within Corynebacterium jeddahense, the genomic segment GAGCGTCGCCGCTGCGAGCCCGAGCACCGTCACCGCCCCCGCCACCGGGGCGACGAGCACGTTCGCCGCCACCGAGACGAGCGAGACCCGCCCGGCCATAAGCGCGACGATCGGCGCCGTCGCCGCATCCGCGGCGACCGCCACGGCGAGCGCCCGTACGAGGATGTCCGGCCACCGGGTAACGGCCAGCGCCCGGTAGAGGAACGGGAACAGCGCGACGATGCCGGCCGTCGCTGCCACCGACAGCGCGAACCCGAAATGCACCGCGAGGTCCGAATCCACGAGCACGAGCCCGATGACCGACAGACACAGCGCGTGCACCGGCTCCGACTGGCGCGACGCGAGCACCGCCACGAGCCCGACGAGCCCGGACACCGACGCGCGCAGCACGCTCGGCTCTGGCCCGACGAGGCCGGCGTAGAGCAGCAGCGCCGCCGCCGAGCAGGCGAGCCGCCCGCGCAGCCCGAGGCCGACCGCGGCGGCCGCCACTGCCGCGAACGAGGTCACCACCGCGATGTTCGCCCCGGACACGGCGGACAGGTGGGACAGGCCGGTGTCCACGTACGCCTGCTGCTCGGCCGCGGATTGCAGGGAGACGTCGCCAAGCACCATGCCCGGGATGAGTCCCTGCGAGGACGGCCCCACCTTCGCCTCCACCACCGCCGCGAACGTCGAGCGCACGTGCTGCGCGAACGCGGCCAGCCCCTGCGGCGGCCCGACCACCTCGAGGCCGCCGTTGACCGTGTACGGGTTCACCCCCGCCCGCGCGGACTCCCCCAGCGTCCCCGTTGCCACGACGCGCGCGCCCGACACCGCGCCCGGCGGCAGCGCCTCCGCGAACACCGGCACCGGCGCCGGGTAGCCCGGCACCGACACGTTGGCGAGGTACGCGCCCGAGGCGACCCGCTTCACCGGCCCGCTCAGCGTGCCCGCCACCTCGGCGCGGGCGCGGCCGAACTCCCACGCCGCGGCCGCGCGCACCCGCAGCCCCGCCGTCGCCACCGCGGCCGCCCCGAGCCCCGCGGTGAGCAGCGCCTGCCCCGGTTCGCGCAGCGCGAGCGCGGCGGCGCACAGCACCGCGACGGCC encodes:
- a CDS encoding ComEC/Rec2 family competence protein; translation: MGELRLVPAALAVWAGAACCILVGAWAGALAVAVLCAAALALREPGQALLTAGLGAAAVATAGLRVRAAAAWEFGRARAEVAGTLSGPVKRVASGAYLANVSVPGYPAPVPVFAEALPPGAVSGARVVATGTLGESARAGVNPYTVNGGLEVVGPPQGLAAFAQHVRSTFAAVVEAKVGPSSQGLIPGMVLGDVSLQSAAEQQAYVDTGLSHLSAVSGANIAVVTSFAAVAAAAVGLGLRGRLACSAAALLLYAGLVGPEPSVLRASVSGLVGLVAVLASRQSEPVHALCLSVIGLVLVDSDLAVHFGFALSVAATAGIVALFPFLYRALAVTRWPDILVRALAVAVAADAATAPIVALMAGRVSLVSVAANVLVAPVAGAVTVLGLAAATLCLVPGGLETPLLRLVEPLTWWVHTVARVGASLPGATVEAGPLAVLVAYGWIAAGLAAGRVRLTAGAACAACALAAVAGLGVAALPGHHARPVDTATLRAYVVDTKDDVEPVPPGTQLVVVLEGGAPHARPVATRGGIPVIFPNRDGPVVLYSDGTQRLGGGGA